Below is a window of Anomaloglossus baeobatrachus isolate aAnoBae1 chromosome 8, aAnoBae1.hap1, whole genome shotgun sequence DNA.
CACATTATTTTTTCTCTTGAGTCTAGTGAGTTCCTTGTCTTTTTTGCTCCACTTGTGCCAGAGTTCACCTTGTAATGggagaaattcattcttcatggttgatatatttttttcttttagtaaTGACAGTAGAACCTCTGCTTGCTCTTTTCCTCGCTTGCACTGCTCCTTGTCCACATCCATCACAAATCCTTGTTTTCTGGCTATACTTGCACATTTGTAAAGAGAAGATTTTTTGTTTGAAGTGTTCAATAATGATTGTATTGCATTTGCTATTCCATTTACTAAATCTGCTTCGTTTCTGTCTTTTAACCCTATTTTTAATTTTGATCTAGATTTTGATGCAGTGTATTCTTTGTCTGCCAGAAGACAGATTAATGGTGTGGAAGACTTCAATAATTGCTGCAAAAGCATTTTCTCTTTTCCTTCTCTTGCATCAGAATTGTTGAACAAGACTACAATGACTGAGGAAATCTCTTTTAAAAATTGCACCTGTTCATCGTATTCTCTGGCATCGCCATGTAGATTAGTAAACGCAATACAGTCATTGAACTTATCATCATCCTTTCCACCTGGGCAATACCAAGCAATTTCTGTAACGCCATTCATGAGCAAACAGTTCTTCGTACTTCCTTTGCAGTGGCGGTGATAGAAGATGTCATGTTTTTGTTTACTCATCAGCCAGTTGATGATTTGTGACTTAGAAAAACCTGATGGACCCAAGCGAATGAAAGATACAATAGGAGTTTCAGCTTCAGTAACAAATTTGTTGTTAGATTTATCATCATTTTCGGTTCCATTTTTTATTTTCCATTTCTTCTTAACTTCTTGAAACGACCAAAGAGGAAATTCAATACACTTTGTGTTGGGGTTTCTTACCAGAAATGGTAGAGCAAACTGACAAATTGAAAGTTTTGTGTAAATATATTGTCGCATAAAATCATTAGCACAAAAAAAAATTGCCATCTGCACATCCATAGGGTGGACAGGTTGTTCATTATAGGCACTATTTTTATTTAGGTCTTCAGTGTCATCATCAAGGAAATCATCTAAGAAATTATCAGATATGTCATTGTTCTCTTCTTCATTTATGGTCACTGTGTGCTTTTGATCATCAGCAGTTTTGCACTGTATGTATCTAGTGCGATAGTCCAGCATAAGTAACTTTTGTAGGTAATGGAAAGAAAGTTGATTTTCCCCTAAAGTTTGGGTTTCAGTCATAGAAGATTTAAATATCTTATGAAAATCAGCAGTTTTCATTTTCTGTGGATAATATTTCATTAGGTCGAGCCTCTTCAACAATTGCAGAAAGTCTTCGTCCATGCTGCTGCTCTCAGTTTGATCCtcaatttttttaattgttttttcatCCTTACAGATAATCTCCAGCTCCTTAGCAATTTCATCTGTGCTAAATTCTTTTTTTATGACACTTTCATAGGCAAACGCTCTCAGATTATCTTCCATTTTGCTCCAGTCACAAAATTCAGAATGTTGATTAATTATTTTTCCAACACTAGAGAAAATACAACCTTCTAGTTGACTTTTCATGAAAATCAAACGTTCGGTTTTCTGTTGCAAAGTCATTTCTTTGTATTCCCCTGCAGATGTTAATCCTGTGTAAAGGACGAATGCTTGCGCCCGTTCATCGCACTGACCTTTGAGGTTTGTGTACTCCTTATGGACGTCTTCCAAGTTAGTCTGTAAGAATTCAATATCTTTATATCCTAAAATGTTCCGGAAGTAGAGATTTTTCACACAGTATCCAAAGTTATTTGCAGTAAGGAGGATCAATAATTCCGCATCATTCTCATTTGTCTTCCTCATCGTGTTCAAAAATGAATTAAGTGAAAGACTAATGTGTTGGATAGCTTTTATCTTTTCTTGATACTGTTGTTCAGTGGATGATGACAGAGAGAATGTAACCTGAGAAATATTTTCTTTTGATTTCTGCAGAACATTAAGGAGTTCATTAAACTCGGACACATTAATCTGCTCTCGTTCATTATTTTCTGATTTATAAATCCACTTCATGATAAAAGAGGCATGTGGAAAATGATCAACTGAATAGATATGTGTCTCAAGTAGTTCTTTCAGTAAAATTCTTATGAGGTATACATCTTTTTCTGTACTTTCTTCATGTTGTTTAACAATTGTAAATAAATATTCTTGCAGACCTTTATCTGACAGGCACAGGTTCACCCAAGCACTGTAATTTCCTGTTGTTTCACTTAGTGTTTGTTTAAAATCAGTCAATTGTTTCAATTGTTCTTCCCAATATTCAGCTTTCCAGGATTTTACTTCTTgcaacaacacttttgttttttccaAAGCATCTACTAGATTTTCTCCAACCATCGTTTCTGAAGTCAGACCGGTTGATGACGTGTAAGAGTCAATTAAACATGAAGCAAGTTTGGTGACATCTGTAAACTGATCCCTGTGATTGCTCACTATGATCTCCCAGATAGGCATTAACTGAATTCCACGATCTATCACACTCCAGGTCTTGTTGCTTGATATAAGACCTGATCTCCATTGAATGAGAGAATCAACTTCTGATGGACCTCCTGTTTTGGTAGAAAAAAACTGAATGTCTTTCTGAAATTTTGACATAGTTGATCTGTCAATAGAACCCTGTAGATCTGTTTTTGATAAATCAAGATCTCCCCCACTTCCAGCAAAACTCGTACCTACATAGAAGTTAAGTGCTTCAGATGTCATTCTTTTAGCCTCATTCATCTGATCTGATTCAATGCCTTCCATGGAAGCTTTCCACCAATATATTCCCCCAAAGTGTATAGGTCCTAGGTTAGCATGAGAGCCAAACCTCTTGAAAAattcagtgcattttttttttacaatttgctCATCCGAATGTATGCCAATTAGTTTTACAATGTCTTCTAGTCCATTTAGGGCAGCCTCAGAGAGCCTCAGCTGATCCTTAGTAAAGTAACATGATGCTAACGGGATGTAGTTGTATCTCGTTGTACAAATATATGTTCTCTTACTTGAGTGTTTATTGGTTGTATCAGATTCTGAGTTTTTGCTATAATCTGTACTACTTTTTAAACCAAAACCCATGAAACTAAAATTGACTGAGCTACTTAAACTTAACCCTATTTTTTCAACTCTCTTCTGAAAACTCGATTCTTCAATTTGGGATGTAAATTCTTTTTGCTGGAAAACTGGACTTTGTTCTGGTCCAAGAAGTTGCAAACTTTTTGGAATACACAGTAGTGGTTCATGCTTGCTAAACACATCCTCAATGTTTTTTGTCTGGAAAATTCCCTCAAGTGCCAATCCCCCAGAAGCATACTTAAGGATGTCTTCATCTTTTATGTTCTCTTTTCTTAGAAATGATTCTTCCATGAGCTTAATCTGCTTTTCATATTGATCTATGAGATCCACTAATGACTTTCCAGGTGGTGCAGAACATTCAGAAGGTATTTCAAGTGCTTTACGTATGTCTTCTTCTTTCTGCTTCACCGCCTTATCATGTCGATCTTTTCCTTCAGATCGTAATGTTTTTAGTTCAGTTATCATCTTCATTGCCTGCTCATTTTTTTCTTGTATTACCTGACATCGTTTCTCTTGTGTTTGGGTAATATTTGTATTGCTATCTGGTACATTGAATAGTTTGCGTAATGCTCTTTTTTCCCATGGATAACGGGTCTTCTCCTCTAGTGAAGAGCAGTCTTCAGGCTGAATGTATTGTATTGATTGTATGCTATTAATGCCCAGTTTTTCTTCAAGCACACAAAGCCAATAATCAGGATCCAATCCAGTCTCATGGAGCTTACTGGCAAGCTCCGCATCGGTAGAGCTACCAGCATGATGTTCTGTCATTTTCATAGaactgaaagaaagaaaaaaaaatcttattataTTGTAATTTCTAGACATTTTAATTTCAAACATTAATCAAAATGTTAAACCAGAGGAAAAAGTGGTATGACTCCATTTTAATAAAAACAGTaatttttatttcacattttaaaacatAAACAAAAAAATACCCAGAATTACATAATTCAAAGCAATAAATCCTCAGTAGTGGGTGAGCTGGTACCGTACAGCAATGTATGTATAATTATAGTTAATACAGTAACAGGTCAGCAACAATTGGCAGTAATAAATAGACAGACCATATTAATAAAGTGCAAAACATATATCAATTGGGGCTTTGACAATCAATCCGCCACCTCCTAAAGTGATATGGTCACTGTATAGCATGAAAAAGCCTAAGTACTGAGCCTATACTGACCAGTGATGTAGGTACCgcaacacctgcctgtcccaacTCTGGTTTAACATTAAAATAGTGGTATTCAAGCATATGTTGTTTGGAATTGATCTAAATATTAATCAAAATGTTTAGATACAAAAGATTATTGAAAACTATAATCACAAAATAAATTACAACACTGGTGAACTTTAATCTTcttttggaatttttgggtatgtgaacacgtttagtatttggtgcagaatttcACCCCTTCATGACTTTTGactgatctatccgtcatggatcgtgtgccgttaagccccgccccctgccgcgggcagggagcggcgatcggcgcacaaatcagctgttttcaacagctgacatgtgtgcctgcatgttacgagtggaattgcataacacccgtaacattaaccccttacacctcactgccaaagtctgtcagcgagatgtaaatacgcgcggtgaagattttgacttaccgccgcccccaccggaagtcacgtgagtgatcacgtgacttccggtggttgccatggtagctcagggtca
It encodes the following:
- the LOC142249615 gene encoding interferon-induced very large GTPase 1-like, whose amino-acid sequence is MKMTEHHAGSSTDAELASKLHETGLDPDYWLCVLEEKLGINSIQSIQYIQPEDCSSLEEKTRYPWEKRALRKLFNVPDSNTNITQTQEKRCQVIQEKNEQAMKMITELKTLRSEGKDRHDKAVKQKEEDIRKALEIPSECSAPPGKSLVDLIDQYEKQIKLMEESFLRKENIKDEDILKYASGGLALEGIFQTKNIEDVFSKHEPLLCIPKSLQLLGPEQSPVFQQKEFTSQIEESSFQKRVEKIGLSLSSSVNFSFMGFGLKSSTDYSKNSESDTTNKHSSKRTYICTTRYNYIPLASCYFTKDQLRLSEAALNGLEDIVKLIGIHSDEQIVKKKCTEFFKRFGSHANLGPIHFGGIYWWKASMEGIESDQMNEAKRMTSEALNFYVGTSFAGSGGDLDLSKTDLQGSIDRSTMSKFQKDIQFFSTKTGGPSEVDSLIQWRSGLISSNKTWSVIDRGIQLMPIWEIIVSNHRDQFTDVTKLASCLIDSYTSSTGLTSETMVGENLVDALEKTKVLLQEVKSWKAEYWEEQLKQLTDFKQTLSETTGNYSAWVNLCLSDKGLQEYLFTIVKQHEESTEKDVYLIRILLKELLETHIYSVDHFPHASFIMKWIYKSENNEREQINVSEFNELLNVLQKSKENISQVTFSLSSSTEQQYQEKIKAIQHISLSLNSFLNTMRKTNENDAELLILLTANNFGYCVKNLYFRNILGYKDIEFLQTNLEDVHKEYTNLKGQCDERAQAFVLYTGLTSAGEYKEMTLQQKTERLIFMKSQLEGCIFSSVGKIINQHSEFCDWSKMEDNLRAFAYESVIKKEFSTDEIAKELEIICKDEKTIKKIEDQTESSSMDEDFLQLLKRLDLMKYYPQKMKTADFHKIFKSSMTETQTLGENQLSFHYLQKLLMLDYRTRYIQCKTADDQKHTVTINEEENNDISDNFLDDFLDDDTEDLNKNSAYNEQPVHPMDVQMAIFFCANDFMRQYIYTKLSICQFALPFLVRNPNTKCIEFPLWSFQEVKKKWKIKNGTENDDKSNNKFVTEAETPIVSFIRLGPSGFSKSQIINWLMSKQKHDIFYHRHCKGSTKNCLLMNGVTEIAWYCPGGKDDDKFNDCIAFTNLHGDAREYDEQVQFLKEISSVIVVLFNNSDAREGKEKMLLQQLLKSSTPLICLLADKEYTASKSRSKLKIGLKDRNEADLVNGIANAIQSLLNTSNKKSSLYKCASIARKQGFVMDVDKEQCKRGKEQAEVLLSLLKEKNISTMKNEFLPLQGELWHKWSKKDKELTRLKRKNNVSIEQQRSDIESQKQTLRNKQLEKAFPLNDFMRSLLHILHSNDQSSKLYFLQWFKMFLDDLSSETLSALYQEYHNIWSGLKLQKQKGKNKRFIQNMEAKMEQLSNIINNSTFGLEHILRELGQIYEALGIFREKDKNFFTLPKIAAQLMVSGHPIELMDGDAAHVPVKWVGAVLDELVGILGDKKLYILSVLGIQSTGKSTLLNAMFGLQFAVSAGRCTRGAFMQLIKVDEELKHELKFEYLLIIDTEGLRAVELSKTNTVNHDNELATFVIGLGNLTVINIFGENPSEMQDILQIAVQAFLRMKQVNLRPSCLFVHQNVGEITAKEKNMEGRRRFQEKLDEMTLCAAQQEQCDVTCFNDVIQFDVNTHIYYFAHLWEGDPPMAPPNPSYSENVQELKKIILQSGKQEEQANILSISMFKARVNDLWNALLNENFVFSFKNSLEIAAYNKLETKYGQWAWSIREHMLTLQRTINNKIHNNVMESVDKASLTKEFDGKYNNIQEDLKKFFTEENDSELLVQWRTNAEKRLLTLKDDLIDEMKKKADELLTAKKNCRKIDVFKEKYEDEMFEKSKNMALTLKGRNLSDEELQEKFNEMWIGLITKVSHTIHMPSPPKIHQDLENVFLDRFKTETSLVATISESYRWKDFPTVFSNYMQSKRRYTYISEKLFSEKLNSDDQSKIENTTNALKKRISEYINKKEQDKMDYQCIYFHEILNIINMEINTLLDNKPRFLTEYKLYVSLFLCQRAARRFIQISDAFRKANNPIVYLESKKDQFWQSFKISCKETKETASLAEFLCNTLKSSIQQEVTEKAAIQLAGDMKSNDHSLNGNRSKLEYCLLKSLAEKERFSCYIAYIKDPKSAVQDFLKERVEVYCSKRDKIFEILKIKVDFFRQLISKAIDKSTTEITDKNGDVKSWLAIFCQRLGNEIKLSSNDLKSVQYQDINDIQFLKKSMSTALEIIVKNLKDELSVCDLNILKQKVFTMLFDQFPGCWKQCPFCRAVCTHTTSTHDGCHSMQFHRPNALRGCHWYKKNYFSTEICTTLVSSDLLFVVSDEKKYPYKTFKVAGAPYNEWSITPDNSALSYWKWVTCRFETDFEKYYNLKFEDKGKIPPQWRSISKQVAIEEIEKLM